The Gemmatimonadaceae bacterium region CCGTCGATCACGGTGTGATCGGCTAAGTGGACCTCTGTTGTGAGCGTCGCGTCCTGTGGGGTGCCTCCACAATCCTCGGTGCAGCCTTCCCGCACCTTGAAGTTGTCGTATTTGCACTGGCTGGGATCGAGGACTGGAGCAGGGCCGTTTGGATCTACAGCGCCTATGCTGCATGCTGAGAAAACGTATTCGCCGCCAGGGTTCGACGTGTTGTCGTAGGGCAGCAGCCGCACCATATGTCGAGCGCCATCGTAGTCGTGCCCTCCCGGAAAACCGGCGGCAGGATACGTGATCACGCCGCCGCTGATGGAGAACACGCGATGCGACCACACGTCACCGCCGCCGCCATTGCATGCGTCCGACAGATTCTCGGCCGCGCACTCATTGGGGTCGCCCTGGCCGCTCGGATCGAGGACGGCAAACACGTAAATACCATCGCTTAAGGCGGCGCTGGCCGGGCCGCCCGTCAGCCAGACATAGGCCTTTTGCGCGTAGATGTTGCAGTTGTTGACGGGGCTCGAGTCGAGCCCGTTCGTGCACAGGTCATGCATCGAACTCAGCGAGACGTTTGGATCGTCGGCCGGATTTGTTGACGTGAACACCGCCCCGCTGGGGGCCGCGTCGTGCGAAGAATGAGCTTTGACCGCACTCCGCGTGACCTCGGTTGGCTCCGTGCGATCCGAACACGCCGCCGCAACTAGGAGCGTCATCGCCCCCGCGGCCAACAAGTAGAACTTCCTCATACCGCTACCCCCCCAACGAATTAAGGTCGCCGGTTGTTGGTCGTCGCCGGCCCGACGCCTCGTCGATCGCGCAGCGGCCTCGCCTCATGCATCGAGACCTGGGCTCTACGAACCGACCTCATTGGCCGGGGTGCCACGCCCGAGGTACCATCACAACTCTCTTTGTTAAGGTTCTTTTAATCTGTGTATCCCTCGATCCGAACCCGCCAGCGCCGCCCGCCTTCCGGGCCAACCGAATTTCCTGACCAAATGGACGAGATCGCCTGACTGGCGAAATCATCGTTAAGGATCCCTTAAGCTCCGGGAGCCCTATCTTGCCCTCCCCAATGGGGACAGCCATTTTAGCGGAGCGCCATCAACCCGCCGTTAGTCCTTCGTTATTTGCGCGACGCCGCGCCGATTGTGACAATTCCCCCTCGCTCCCTCCGGCTTCACACGCTCGGAGGCCTCTCCATCGGCGACGGCAATTCGCCGACTCACCGCAGCCGGCGCGCGCTCGCTCTGCTGAGCATCGCCGCGGTGGCGGGCGCGGACGGGGTCGAGCGCGATCGCATCCTGGCGCTGCTCTGGCCGGAGAGCGACACCCTCCGCGCCAATAACAGCTTCCGGCAAATCCTTTTCGGGATTCGGCGCGATCTGGGTGCGGGCGAGATCATCTACGAAGCGGGTCGTTTTCGACTCAACCCGGTTCTTTTCGAGGTCGACCTCTGGGACTTCGAGTATGCCGTGCGCATCGGCGATCTCGAACGCGCCGCCCCTCTCTACACCGGGCCGTTTCTCGAGTCATTTCACATCGCGGGACTCGACGCCTTCGAACGGTGGGCCGACGGAGAGCGCGTTCGACTGCGGCACCTTGCGCTCACCTCGCTGCAGCGTCTCGCGGAACGCGCGTCCGCGAAGGGCGATCATCCCTCGGCCGTCGAGCGGTGGCGCGCGGCCAACGCGATCGATCCGCTCAGCGCGAGGAACGCGCTCGGCCTTCTCCGCGCACTCGTGAACGCCGGCGACCGGACCGGCGCTCTCATCGCCGCTCGCAACCACGCGGAGCTCCTCCGCGCCGAGCTCGACGCTGAGCCCGACGAAAGCGTCGTCCGATACACAACGGCGCTTCAGCACCCGAACGGCGCCGCGCCCGAGGTGCCGCATCGTCGCCTGCTCACTTCCTCGTCGCCGACCGCACAACCCGCGCTCGCCGAGCAGAATGCCACGGAGCGCGAGGCCGCACCGCTGAGTCGGTGGCGAGCAGCGATTGCCGGACTCGCGGGACGACCGGCGATCGTCGTGGCCGCGCTCGCGGCCGTCGTCATTCCGGCGGCCGCGCGATCGTGGACCCGCTCGACTCACTACACCGCGAACGTCGTCGCCGTCCTCCCGCTCCGGGTTTACAAATCGAGTGATTCCTCGCTCGCCGTCGAGGCAACCTCGCTCGTGAGCACCGATCTCGATGGCGCCGGCTCTCTCCGGGTCATCGCGCCCTCGGATGGCGACGTGGGCGCGGCCCGACGTCGCGCCTTCGATCAGGGCGCCGGTCTCTACGTGCTGGGCGATTTGGCGAGCGACTCGAACAGCATCCGCCTGTCGGCATCGCTCCTCGATTCGCGAACGGGCTCGACGATCGGCGACCGTGTCGTCGTCGAAGGCGCGCCGGACCAGTTGCTGCGACTCGTCGACGACCTCGCCGCGCGGCTCGTCGCCGCGCGTTATGATCGGCCGATCGATCACCTTCTCCAGTCGGCCGCTCTCTCCACGAGGTCAGTCGTCGCGATGAAGGCGTTCTTGCGCGGATCGGCCGCGTTGCGCGAGCGACGTTTCGCCGCCGCGGCCGACGCGTTTCGCGACGCGACGATGGCCGATACCACGTTCGCTATCGCGTATTATCGGCTCTCGGTTGCGAGCCGATGGTGTGCGCGCACCGAGGTTGCCGAGCGAGCAATCGATCTCGCGGTCCGCTACGCCGGTGACCTTCCGGACCGCGACCAACGGCTCATCTCGGCTTACGCCGCGTGGAATCGCGGATTGAGCGTCGCCGCCGAGGAGACGTACCGATCGATCCTCGTCGACTATCCGGATGATGCCGAGGCGTGGCGAGAGTTTGGAAAGGAACTGTTTGGGACGGATGCGCTGCGCAGCCGGTCGGTAATCCAGGCGCGAAACGCGTTCGAGCATGCGCTCGCGCTCGACCCGTCCGACCTCGAGTCGATCGTATATCTGCGCAGAATTGCGTTGCTCGACGGGCGGAAGAACGCCGCCGACTCATTGCGAGCCCGAGCCGCGCGAATCATCCCGGACGCGGCAGCGCTGGACTCGTTTGCGATAAGAGCCTTCGCCTTGTCGGGCGAAGGCAAACGACGCAGCTGACAAACGGCCCGACCGTCAAGCGCCGTTTAAATCGCCCTTCTCGCCGTTTGGCAGTCGCGCCCTTCGCGCCGTCTAGCAGTCGCGCCCTTCTCGCCGTCTAGCAGTCGCGCCCTTCTCGCCGTTTGGCAGTCGCGCCCTTCGCGCCTTTCGGCAGCCGCGCTCTTTGTGTGCGCCGTTCGGAAGTCAGCGCCGTTCGGCATCTGCGCCGTCAGCTTTCTTCAGCAGCTGCGATTCTCGCGTAATACTGTCTCTTGAACTCCTCGAGCACTCCATCCGAGAACAGCTCATCCGCGATCGCCGCGATTTGCTCGGCGTCTTGCCACGCCGCGTGCAGCGCATCGAGCTCGCCGCGCATCGCTTTTCGCTCGATGTCCTCGTTCGCCGCCATTTCCAGCGCGAGTCGATCGACAGCCGGCAACCTATATAGAGGCGTCTGTTCGTCGCTTCCCGTCCCGCCGCGCCCCCAGAACGACCGATTCGCCAACTGCAGCGCGAGCCGCTCCGAGAACGAGCCTTTCGGCGGAGTCTCCTCCCGCCTCGGCGCATCGGGAAATCGGCCCCACGACGTGCGCATGGCGAGTGACGCGACGCGCGTGAAGTAGCCTTCGGGATCGCCGGCTTCGTCGAGCTTGTCGATCGCGTGCGACACTTCCGTGCTGCTCGCGACGCCGAAGTTGAGAGTGGCGAGCATTTTTCCCGCGACGCGCAGCGCGGGCGACTCCGACAGCGTCGCGATTCCGTTGTCGTGGTGGAGACGAAGCTGCCACGGCGCATCGAGCTCCGGACGCACCAGCTCCGCCGCGCCGAGGTGCGAGTAGCGAACCGTAACCGTGTGGCCCTGCTCGTCGCCGGTGCGGAGCAGAATTCCATTCTTGCGACGGAACGTGCGCATCCTCAGCACCGCGTCGTCGCTCAGCCCGACCGCATGCGCGTAATGCACCAGCGCACCGGCGACTCCGCGCACGATGAGCTGAGCACCGCGCGTGATCAGTCCGCGTTGATGCTCATGATCCGGCTCGATGCGCGCGAGGCGAGCGCCGTAGCGCCAGCTCGCGATCTCGGGCAACAGCGCGGGACCGATGCGAACGAGCTCGAAGCTTCCACGAAAACGCGCGAGCCCGATGTTGTCGGTCGACATCCGCAGACGAGTTCCGCGGAACAACCGCTCACCCTCGTCGATCGCTTCCCAGCGTTCCTCGAGCGGAGTGAGATTCCATCGCCCGCACCGCGTGCAGATCACCCACAGCCGGCCCTTCTTGGTGTCAAACGCGAGCCGGCGGCCGACCGGAAACGTCGGCAAGAAGTGGTTGGCGCCGAGGTCGGAGTGACAGAAGAGACAGGTCGTGTACACGCTTTCAGGGTACGCTTAGTTCGGCTGACGGGATAGTGGTCGATTGTTTACGGGCTGTAAGGGCGGGTCGGACTGAGTTCTGGCGTGGCGGCCCGGGGCGTGAGACCAGCATCGAGCATAAAGCATCGAGACAAGAGGGGTGAGAGCTGCGTTGAACTTCAACATCTCGACGCTGACCCCTCGATGCCGGTCTGAGACCTGCGACCCACGCAGCGTCAGCACGATGCAACGCCGTTCGCCTCTTTCGCCTCAATTCGGGACGATTACCGCCTTGATCGCCGTCCTCTTCTCCACCGCCGCCAACGCCTCCCCGGCCTTCTCCAACGAAAACCGTCCCGACACCATCTCCCTCCACGGCTTCAACGCACCGAACCGCGCCGTCAACGACACTGCTCTATGGAAGTGATCGTACCTCGACCCCCAGCATCCCTTGAGCTCGACGTGCTTCCGGTTGAGCTGCCAGTGCGGATGCATCTCGATCGCGCCGTTGTCGGTGTAGTGCCCGCACACGACGACTCGTCCTCCGTCGCGCACCATGTCGAGCGCTTGGCTCACCGCGTCCGCCGATCCGCTCGCCTCGATGACGACGTCGACGCCCCGTCCACCCGTCCACCCGTTCACCTGTCCACCTCTTTCCTTGGGCGGAATATCCAAACCCAACACCTGCGTCGCCCCCATCCGCTTCGCAAACGCCAGCCGATCCTTCGGCGCGCCGACGGCGATGATCTCACCCGCGCCTGACAACGACGAAAACGCGACACACGATTGACCAACCGGCCCGACGCCGAGCACCGCGACCGATTCGTCGAGGCGGATCTGCGCCATGTCGACCGCGTGCAGTGCGGTGACGAGTCCACACCCTCCGCCGATGAACGTGTCCGGATCGAGATCCTTCGGAATCTTGATCATCTTCACGCCCGACTTCATCCAAATCGCTTCCGCCCATCCGCCCAACAACCCTTCGTTCGAGCTGTAGGAGATGCCGTAGACCTTGCGATTCGGACACTTGGTCGGCTGCCGCGCGACGAGACAGTACCAGCAATTGTTGCACGTCTCGTGGACGTCGAGAAACGTGACCGTATCCCCTTCCTTGATCGCCTCGCCGCTGATGTCGGTGAGATTCCCGCGCGCCTTGTGGACGACGCCGACGGAGACGTGGCCGGGGATGATCGGGAACGGGACCTGGAGACGCCCGTGATGCAGATGGACGTCGGTCCCGCAGACTTCAGAATAGAGAGTTCTCAAAACCGCCGCGCCGGGCTCGAGCTGTGGCTCTTTGATCTCTGTTACGGTCAGCGGCGCACGGGGCGCGGACATCACGACTGCTTTCGGCATGGTCTCGGATGGTGAAGACGTATCGCGGGTGTGACCCGCGGCGTGACTGGCCTGACTGGCGTGACTAATGAAGGCCAGGGAACGCGAAAACGCGAGTGCTCGTTGCACTCGGAGTGCACCGCGCGCGGCTGTTGGTTCGCGCCGTGCCTGTCGCGGCCGCCTGTCGCTGACGACTAGAGTGCCCGGCGCCGCAGCGATCGCGTTTAAGCCACTCCGTCAACCCAGCCAGGCCGGCCGAGCCTACGGACTACCAGTGTATAGAGGCACCGAGTCCAAATCCTCGAGTCCGAGTGTCGAACAGGAACCGATCACTCTCGTAGTTCACCGACAGGTACCGGTATGCCGCACCGAGCGCGACTCTCGACCACACGTCGTACCCGGCCATTACGTATCCCTGCCACGTCCCGTGCGACCCGCCGCCGCCGCCGTCGCCGCCGATGATCACGTGGACCTTCTTGTACGGCGTTGCGCGGAATCGAGCGCCGACGGTCGCGTCGACCCACTGCTGCGTGATCGAATGCGGGTTCGTCGGCCGCCGTGCGACATCGACGTCGATCGTCGTCTTCAAATCCCAGTAGCGAAATCCGCCGAGGAAGTCGACCGCCCACATCTGATTGCCGATCGTGTAGCCGCCGACCGGCTGGATGATCGTCTCCTTCTGCTTGAGCTCGAGTTGCCCCGTGTCGCCGCGGACCGCGAACACGGCTTCGTTGCCGAGCGAGGCGTAGATCCCATCGAAGCCGGCCATCCATGGCCCACGACGCGCTTCGGCGTAGCCCATGATGCCGAACTTGAGTGATTTCAGAATGTCGTGAAAACTGATGTTGACGTCGGTCGCGACGGGTCCGACGCCGACGCGACCGTGGAGCGACGACATCCAGAGATACGGTGTGACGTCGAAGCGCCAGTGTCCGCTCGTGTCGATCTGCGCCCCCGCACGCTCGCCCGCGATCGCGAACGCCGCGGCGCAGGTCGTCAACGTCACCCTTACTGCCCGCCTCATCGGCCAATCCAAGCAGAGAAGCGCGGAAGATTGGCGTCACGTTGGCCGAAAGACATGCGACTTTGGACGCACTCGAGACTGCAACTTCGCAGCTGATGGAGGCGCGATCGTTGGGGAAGTCCCGTTTACCAAAGTCCCCTCGCCTGCGCCCGCGGACGCTCATAAAAAGCATTTCTCCATTTCGAGATGTGCCGATGGTAAACGATCCCAACGGTCCCCGCCCCCTGATCCGCACGCTCGCCCCGTTCGCGATTGCTCTCGAGATCGCGGCCGTGCTCACGACGCCGCTTTCCGCTCAGAGCTCGAGCGGCGGCCCCTCTGAAGACCAACTCGCCAAAGCATCGCAGAACCCGGTCGCGAACCTCGTTTCGTTTCCGCTGCAGTACAACTACTACACGGCGGGGGGACTTGGACCAAATAGTCAGATGGTGTTGAACGTTCAGCCGGTTCTTCCTCTCCCGATGGGCAAGCGCTGGCTGCTCGTCTCTCGCACGATCATCCCGTTCGTCAGCATTCCGTTCTCGAGCGACACCTTTCCTGTCATCACCGATTTTCGCACGGGCGGCACAGCCGACATACAGGAGCAGGCGTACATCACGCCGGCCAAGCCTGGTAAGCTCACCTGGGGCGCGGGCCCGATCTTCTCTTTTCCGACTGCCACCAACCGTTTCGTTCGGACCGGTCAGTGGGGATTCGGACCCACCGCCGTCGTCCTCGTGACGACCGGACCGTGGGTCGTCGGCATGCTGGCGAACAACATTTGGCGCATCGGCGGCGAAGCGCACGGACACGTCCTCAACACGTTCACGACGCAGCCGTTCATCAACTTCAATCTGCCTTTCGCCTGGTCGATCACGACCGCTCCGATCATCACCGCCGATTGGAGCGCGGCCGACGGACAGAAGTGGACTGTCCCGATCGGGATCGGTGTCGGGAAGATCACGCACATCGGAACGCAGGCGATGAGTTTTGGGATGCAGTACTACCACAACCTCAACCACCCCAGTTTCGCGGGGGCCGAGCAGATGAGGTTTCAGGCGACCTTGCTTTGGCCAACAGCGGCAGCGGCGGCGGCACGAAGCGGCAGGAGAGCAGACGATCAGTGACGAGGTGACCATCGGCATCGAGGTCGCCGCCGCGCTCGTGATTGTCGCCGCCCCCCACGGCACGTTCGATCCGGAGCTTCGGCGTCGTTCGGCAGTTCCGGCGTAATTGGTGCCCCCCGCTGATCACACAGGGCCTCCTGGGGGGCAATCAATGTCGAATCCGTTCTGCCGTGCGGGCGCTCTCGCGATGTTCGCGTCCGCCGTCGCCGTCAACTCTTGCAAGAAAGTCGGTGCCGAGGTCGGCGCGACGAACGAGCCGCAGCAAACGGCGGTGGATGCGTACGTCTACGGCTACTCGCTCGTCACCATGGACCAAACGCGTCGGGTGATGACGAACGTCGAGACCGCCGGCGACAAGCATGCGCCAATGGGGCAATTCGCGAACATGCCCAGCTATCCCACCGCGGAGTTCAGGGACGTCACCGCACCGAACGCCAACACCCTCTATTCGGTCGCGTGGGTCGACCTGAGCGCCGAACCCTACGTCCTGTCGCTGCCCGACGAGCATGACCGCTACTACCTCATGCCCATGCTCGACGCGTGGACGAATGTCTTCCGGGCTCCCCGGACGCGAACGAGCGGAACCGGCGCGCAGCGCTATGTGATCGCGGGCCCGCATTGGAGCGGCACGCCCAACATCCCAAACGCAACCCTGCGGGCAGTGTCGGCAATACTGCGCTGGTCCGCGGAGGACAGCCCCACCCCGCGCCCCCAATGGCGAGGCCCCGCCCCTTCTCCGCCCCAAGACCTTGACGAACTCCATCTAGGTAGACACTCTACATACTGCATGTAGATCGTCTACCTAGTCGCCCGGAGTCGTCCGTGTCGCCAAAGGATCCGCCGACCTCTCGCATCGAGCTGCTGCAGGGCACACTGGACTTCATCATCCTGCAAGCGCTCCGCTGGGGCCCCTGCCATGGCTACGGCATCGTCCAGCTGATCCGCTCCCAGTCGGCGAATGTGCTGCAAGTGGAGACCGGCTCTCTCTACCCGGCGCTCCAACGGCTCATGCGCCAAGGTGCGATCTCCCAGGAATGGGGAACGTCGAGCACCGATCGCCGGGTGCGCATGTACCGCCTGACAGCGAAAGGCCGGTCTCGGCTCGCCGCCGAGCGTTCGAAGTGGGAGCAGCTGACGCAGGCGATGGCGGGGCTCATGGCGCCGCCGGCGGCGGAGGAGCGATGAGCGTTTTTCGATGGCCATGGAATCGCGACCGGCAGACCGATGACTTGGCCGATGAGTTTCGCGCGCACATCGAGATGGCGGCGGCCGATCGCGTGGCGCGCGGTGAGGCGCCGTGGGAAGCGAGGGCGGCGGCGCGGCGGGAGTTTGGAAACCCCGGGCTCGTGCAAGAGATCTCGCGCGACCAGTGGGGACGAGCCGGCGTGTGGCTCGAGCGTCTCGTGCAGGACGTGCGCTTCGCGCTTCGCATGCTGCGCCGCGCGCCGGGCTTCACCACGGTGTCCATCCTGACGATCGCGCTCGGCATCGGCGCGACCACGGCGATCTTCAGCGTCGTCGACGCGACGCTGTTGCATCCGCTGCCGTTCCCACACGCCGAGCAACTGGTCCGCATCGAAGACGATTTCGCCGGAGTCGGCGGCGGCGCGCGCGACGTCGGCATGTCGACGCCCGAGTGGCGCGACCTTCAGCGCTCCGGAATCTTCCAGCAGATCTCGCCGATGTGGTTCGACGACAACAACCTCACCGGCAGCGCGCGTCCGCAGCGCGTCGGCCAGATGAGCGTCGCGCCCAACTACTTCGCCATGCTCGGCGTCAAGCCGCAGCTCGGCGTCACGTTCGATCCGGCCGACGCGACGCCGGGTTTCAACGAACAGGCTGTCATCAGCGACGGACTCTGGAAGCGAGCGTTCGGCGGAGACTCGAGCGTCATCGGCCGAATCGTGCAGGTCGACTCCGATTCGTATCGGATCATCGGCGTCATGCCGTCGGGTTTCCAGCCGCCAGAGCCGACGCGCGGAGCGAGGGCAACGGACACATGGTCGGCGTTCGGCTTCAGCGGTGCACCGTTGAGCCACGAGTCGGTCGTTCGACGCACCCCTTTGTTCCCCGGAGCGATCGCGCGCTTGAACGCCGGCCTCACCATCGCCGACGCGCAGCGCCGAGTGGACGCGCTCGTTGAAACGCTACGGCGGCAGTACCCGGAGGACTATCCGTCGCGCAGCGATTGGCGAATCCGATTGGTTCCGCTGCAAGACTACGTGATGGGCGACCTCCGGCAGCCGCTCTTGTTTCTGCTCGGAGCCGTCGTGCTCGTGCTCGGCATCGGGTGCGCGAACGTCGCGAATCTCCTGCTCGCCCGAGCGACGTCACGTGGCCGAGAGCTCGCGGTGCGCCAGGCACTCGGCGGTGCGCGCTCGCGTCTCGTGAGACAATTGCTCACGGAAAGCATCGTGCTGTCGGCGCTTGGCGGCGTTGTCGCGATTGCGCTGCTCCTCTCGACGAGAAGTTTGTTCATCCGTCTCGTTCCCGATGGAGTTCCGCGCTTCAACGACATCACGGTCAACTGGGAGGTTCTGTCATTCGCGTTGGTCGCGTCGCTCATCGCCGGCGCCGCCTTCGGCCTGGCGCCCGCTCTGCACGCGGGGCGGCTCGACGTGACGCGCGTGCTCAAGCAAGAAGGACGAGGCTCATCCGGCTCGAGAGAGCAACGCCGAACTCGCCGGCTGATCGTCGTCGCCGAATTCGCGCTTTCGCTCGTGTTGATGAGCGCCGCCGGTCTCCTCGCGCGAAGCTTCTGGACCATGTTGCGCGCCCCACTCGGCTTCGACGCCCACGATGTGACCGTCGTGCGAACTCGGCTGCCCTATCCGAACGATCCGAAAGAAGATCTCTATCCGACGGCCGCCGCCGAAGAGCCGTTCGCACGCGAGCTGATGCGACGCATCAAGGAAATGCCCGGCGTCGAGAGTGTCGCGCTCGGCAGTGGAGCCGCCGTTCCCCTCGACCACCCCGAGAGAGACCAAACCCAGAGGCACATTCTCATCGATGGCGCCGAGCAAAATGGTCAGTCGGTGTTCGTCACCGGCTCGGAGGTCACGCCCGAATACTTCCATCTGCTGCGAATGTCGTTGGTGAAAGGACGCCTGCTCGACGATTTCGACACCGAGATGGCCCCGCCGGTCGCCGTCATCAACGAGTCGATGGCGCGGACGTACTGGCCCAACGACGACCCGCTGGGAAAACGTCTCAAGTTGACCACGCGCGCCACTGAGTGGGCGACAATCGTGGGAATCGTCGCCGACGCGCGCACCGAATCGCTCGCCACGTCGAGCGTGCCGCATCTCTACGCCAGCTTGTATCAGCGGGAAGGAAAACACCTCGCGATTTTCCTGCGCGGACGTCTCGAGACAGCGGCCGTCGGACGTGCGGTGCGCGATCACGTGCAGGCGCTCAACTCGGCGCTTCCCGTATTCGGTGTGAGAACGCTCGACGAAACGCTGTCGGCGTCACTGGCCGTTCGACGTCTCTCGATGGAGTTGATCGCTCTCTTCGCCGCCACCGCGCTCCTCCTCGCCGCACTCGGCATCTACGGCGTCATTTCATATATGGTAGGCGAACGCACGCACGAGATCGGCGTTCGCCTCGCTCTTGGGGCGCGGCCGTCGGATGTCATGGGGATCGTCATGCAGCAAGGAATCAGGCTCACGCTGGTTGGAGCGGCGCTCGGCCTGGCCGGCTCCCTGATCGCGTCGCGGGCCATGGCCAGTCTACT contains the following coding sequences:
- a CDS encoding BTAD domain-containing putative transcriptional regulator, with amino-acid sequence MTIPPRSLRLHTLGGLSIGDGNSPTHRSRRALALLSIAAVAGADGVERDRILALLWPESDTLRANNSFRQILFGIRRDLGAGEIIYEAGRFRLNPVLFEVDLWDFEYAVRIGDLERAAPLYTGPFLESFHIAGLDAFERWADGERVRLRHLALTSLQRLAERASAKGDHPSAVERWRAANAIDPLSARNALGLLRALVNAGDRTGALIAARNHAELLRAELDAEPDESVVRYTTALQHPNGAAPEVPHRRLLTSSSPTAQPALAEQNATEREAAPLSRWRAAIAGLAGRPAIVVAALAAVVIPAAARSWTRSTHYTANVVAVLPLRVYKSSDSSLAVEATSLVSTDLDGAGSLRVIAPSDGDVGAARRRAFDQGAGLYVLGDLASDSNSIRLSASLLDSRTGSTIGDRVVVEGAPDQLLRLVDDLAARLVAARYDRPIDHLLQSAALSTRSVVAMKAFLRGSAALRERRFAAAADAFRDATMADTTFAIAYYRLSVASRWCARTEVAERAIDLAVRYAGDLPDRDQRLISAYAAWNRGLSVAAEETYRSILVDYPDDAEAWREFGKELFGTDALRSRSVIQARNAFEHALALDPSDLESIVYLRRIALLDGRKNAADSLRARAARIIPDAAALDSFAIRAFALSGEGKRRS
- a CDS encoding zinc-binding dehydrogenase: MPKAVVMSAPRAPLTVTEIKEPQLEPGAAVLRTLYSEVCGTDVHLHHGRLQVPFPIIPGHVSVGVVHKARGNLTDISGEAIKEGDTVTFLDVHETCNNCWYCLVARQPTKCPNRKVYGISYSSNEGLLGGWAEAIWMKSGVKMIKIPKDLDPDTFIGGGCGLVTALHAVDMAQIRLDESVAVLGVGPVGQSCVAFSSLSGAGEIIAVGAPKDRLAFAKRMGATQVLGLDIPPKERGGQVNGWTGGRGVDVVIEASGSADAVSQALDMVRDGGRVVVCGHYTDNGAIEMHPHWQLNRKHVELKGCWGSRYDHFHRAVSLTARFGALKPWREMVSGRFSLEKAGEALAAVEKRTAIKAVIVPN
- a CDS encoding DUF1254 domain-containing protein, with amino-acid sequence MSNPFCRAGALAMFASAVAVNSCKKVGAEVGATNEPQQTAVDAYVYGYSLVTMDQTRRVMTNVETAGDKHAPMGQFANMPSYPTAEFRDVTAPNANTLYSVAWVDLSAEPYVLSLPDEHDRYYLMPMLDAWTNVFRAPRTRTSGTGAQRYVIAGPHWSGTPNIPNATLRAVSAILRWSAEDSPTPRPQWRGPAPSPPQDLDELHLGRHSTYCM
- a CDS encoding PadR family transcriptional regulator; the protein is MSPKDPPTSRIELLQGTLDFIILQALRWGPCHGYGIVQLIRSQSANVLQVETGSLYPALQRLMRQGAISQEWGTSSTDRRVRMYRLTAKGRSRLAAERSKWEQLTQAMAGLMAPPAAEER
- a CDS encoding ABC transporter permease, producing the protein MSVFRWPWNRDRQTDDLADEFRAHIEMAAADRVARGEAPWEARAAARREFGNPGLVQEISRDQWGRAGVWLERLVQDVRFALRMLRRAPGFTTVSILTIALGIGATTAIFSVVDATLLHPLPFPHAEQLVRIEDDFAGVGGGARDVGMSTPEWRDLQRSGIFQQISPMWFDDNNLTGSARPQRVGQMSVAPNYFAMLGVKPQLGVTFDPADATPGFNEQAVISDGLWKRAFGGDSSVIGRIVQVDSDSYRIIGVMPSGFQPPEPTRGARATDTWSAFGFSGAPLSHESVVRRTPLFPGAIARLNAGLTIADAQRRVDALVETLRRQYPEDYPSRSDWRIRLVPLQDYVMGDLRQPLLFLLGAVVLVLGIGCANVANLLLARATSRGRELAVRQALGGARSRLVRQLLTESIVLSALGGVVAIALLLSTRSLFIRLVPDGVPRFNDITVNWEVLSFALVASLIAGAAFGLAPALHAGRLDVTRVLKQEGRGSSGSREQRRTRRLIVVAEFALSLVLMSAAGLLARSFWTMLRAPLGFDAHDVTVVRTRLPYPNDPKEDLYPTAAAEEPFARELMRRIKEMPGVESVALGSGAAVPLDHPERDQTQRHILIDGAEQNGQSVFVTGSEVTPEYFHLLRMSLVKGRLLDDFDTEMAPPVAVINESMARTYWPNDDPLGKRLKLTTRATEWATIVGIVADARTESLATSSVPHLYASLYQREGKHLAIFLRGRLETAAVGRAVRDHVQALNSALPVFGVRTLDETLSASLAVRRLSMELIALFAATALLLAALGIYGVISYMVGERTHEIGVRLALGARPSDVMGIVMQQGIRLTLVGAALGLAGSLIASRAMASLLVGVTPTDPLTFLAAAIVLAIVAMAGCYFPARRAIRVDPIVALKAS